A genomic region of Drosophila kikkawai strain 14028-0561.14 chromosome X, DkikHiC1v2, whole genome shotgun sequence contains the following coding sequences:
- the IntS4 gene encoding integrator complex subunit 4 translates to MAVAIKKTFGSYLETVDSGPVKKLRLQTFVADAKTSKGGKTAIADRKLQALSQLDAYMGNAPPATGLALRPGAQPPPPVAATSACSNAPAPSATSNVAVTNSRELLDILVKITDEISYQDVDLSELKEAAAKIMQLYQLQERDSDTSIRVKLLELLSGLGCEGATEQAVTLIIDHFIYLLRRESSQKVLAQGMMCLYRIGQRRKSMVPTAYNTQVAHLAKEQLRSGSTHTQKNAMLVIGRFATKMEGERHYVWKLAFYIDSQDSGVRAQALHALLSLGERGSQLPAVLYKRAVEAMKDDYECVRKEALRLVFMLGNRHPDYIIPSDRQQEDLRMIDAAFSKVCEALCDLSLQIRVLAAELLGGMTAVSREFLHQTLDKKLMSNLRRKRTAHERGARLVTSGEWSSGKRWADDAPQEHLDARSISIIASGACGALIHGLEDEFLEVRTAAVTSMCKLALSRPDFAVTSLDFLVDMFNDEIEDVRLKAIYSLTAIARHIVLREDQLEIMLSSLEDYSVDVREGLHLMLGACRVSTQTCLLMVVQKLLDVLAKYPQDRHSTYACMRKIGQKHPHLVMAVAVHLLYVHPFFETPERDVEDPAYLCVLILVFNAAEHLVPIISLLPTATHRHYAYLRDSMPHLVPQLPIEGASSASATHRIDLAMRQAGSSAEYLQMILSHIEEIFMMTDERVELLKTAQFNLQRLGAIDADMYGTSNFLETFLAAQIQIEQMQRCASTQRSRIPLKESLAALIRNCLKLQHTFSGLNYGDILQVKQLRLRASALHLVLVVRDRSQSALGPCQMLLQTASDIGEFINANSKDEEELSLGVPIPLTEGEKLETEASKRDALPDCFTLQLLSKLDAISDPKPGRVFREILPLVQQAPPLALPPANENIRRCVANILEPCPLQSQDNVIKVTAGLIAAVPFVAEIDNLLESQKADMRIKIKYPDQHIHTVVPKRSDFKPIMTEQGEHETNVRLRTTILLSHSVWTEASLVEIQLCLAVRPGSELELCKPAKVLFAPKPVRRGI, encoded by the exons ATGGCTGTGGCCATCAAGAAGACGTTCGGCTCCTATTTGGAAACAGTGGACAGTGGGCCAGTGAAGAAGTTGCGACTGCAGACATTTGTCGCGGATGCAAAGACTAGTAAAGGTGGAAAAACTGCGATTGCAGATCGGAAGCTGCAGGCTCTGTCTCAGCTAGACGCATACATGGGCAATGCGCCGCCTGCGACAGGCCTTGCTCTGCGCCCTGGAgcgcagccgccgccgccagtcGCAGCGACGTCGGCCTGTAGCAATGCACCCGCTCCAAGCGCTACCTCCAATGTGGCGGTCACAAACAGCAGAGAACTGCTGGACATCTTAGTAAAGATAACCGACGAGATATCCTACCAGGACGTGGATCTGTCAGAACTAAAGGAGGCCGCTGCCAAGATAATGCAGCTATATCAGCTGCAGGAGCGCGACAGCGACACCTCAATTCGGGTGAAGCTGCTGGAGCTACTGTCGGGGCTGGGTTGTGAAGGCGCCACCGAGCAAGCGGTTACCCTCATCATCGACCACTTCATTTACCTGCTTCGCAGGGAAAGCTCCCAAAAGGTGTTGGCCCAGGGCATGATGTGCCTGTACAGAATCGGCCAGAGGCGCAAGAGCATGGTCCCCACGGCTTACAACACCCAGGTGGCGCATTTGGCCAAGGAGCAGTTGCGCTCGGGCTCCACGCACACGCAAAAGAACGCCATGCTGGTCATTGGTCGGTTCGCCACGAAAATGGAGGGCGAACGCCACTATGTATGGAAATTGGCTTTTTATATCGATTCGCAAGACTCGGGAGTGCGCGCCCAGGCCCTGCACGCCCTGTTGTCCCTCGGTGAGCGCGGTTCGCAGCTGCCGGCCGTGCTCTACAAGCGCGCCGTCGAGGCAATGAAGGATGACTACGAGTGCGTGCGAAAGGAGGCTCTGCGGCTGGTCTTCATGCTGGGGAACCGGCATCCAGACTACATAATCCCCTCAGATCGGCAGCAAGAGGACCTGCGCATGATAGACGCCGCATTCAGCAAGGTGTGCGAGGCCTTGTGCGATCTTTCGCTGCAGATCCGGGTGCTGGCAGCCGAGCTACTGGGCGGCATGACCGCCGTCAGCAGGGAGTTTCTGCACCAAACGCTCGACAAGAAACTAATGAGCAACCTGCGAAGGAAGCGCACGGCGCACGAGAGAGGCGCCCGTCTGGTGACCAGTGGCGAGTGGTCCTCGGGCAAGCGATGGGCGGACGACGCCCCGCAAGAACACTTGGACGCCAGGAGCATCTCCATTATTGCAAGCGGAGCCTGTGGCGCCCTAATTCACGGCCTCGAGGATGAGTTTCTGGAAGTGCGGACTGCAGCCGTGACCTCCATGTGCAAGCTGGCTCTGTCGCGGCCGGACTTTGCAGTAACCAGCCTGGACTTCCTCGTAGATATGTTCAACGACGAAATCGAGGACGTGCGCCTGAAAGCCATCTACAGCCTGACGGCCATTGCCAGGCACATAGTGCTAAGGGAGGATCAGCTGGAAATAATGCTAAGCTCGCTAGAGGACTACTCAGTAGACGTCCGTGAGGGGCTGCATCTGATGCTTGGCGCCTGCCGTGTTTCCACCCAAACTTGCCTTTTGATGGTTGTGCAGAAGCTGCTAGACGTGCTTGCCAAGTATCCGCAGGACCGACACTCTACGTATGCTTGCATGCGCAAAATTGGGCAAAAGCATCCGCACTTGGTCATGGCAGTGGCCGTGCATCTGCTGTACGTGCATCCGTTTTTCGAGACGCCGGAGCGCGACGTGGAGGACCCAGCTTACCTGTGCGTCCTCATTCTGGTCTTCAATGCGGCGGAGCACCTAGTGCCCATCATTAGTCTTCTGCCTACGGCCACACACCGCCACTATGCGTACCTGCGCGACTCCATGCCGCATCTGGTGCCCCAGTTGCCTATCGAGGGTGCCTCATCGGCAAGTGCCACACACAGGATCGACTTGGCCATGCGCCAGGCAGGCAGCTCGGCGGAGTACCTTCAAATGATTCTTAGCCACATCGAGGAGATCTTTATGATGACCGATGAGCGCGTAGAACTGCTGAAGACCGCCCAGTTCAATCTGCAG cGCCTTGGAGCCATCGATGCTGACATGTACGGCACCTCGAATTTCCTGGAGACATTTTTGGCCGCCCAAATCCAAATCGAGCAGATGCAGCGCTGCGCTAGCACGCAACGAAGCCGAATTCCACTAAAGGAATCCCTTGCGGCGCTCATCCGGAACTGTCTTAAGTTGCAGCACACATTCTCTGGTCTCAATTATGGCGACATACTGCAGGTGAAGCAGCTAAGGTTGCGGGCGAGCGCCCTCCACCTGGTCCTGGTCGTCAGAGATCGATCGCAAAGTGCCTTGGGTCCCTGCCAGATGCTGCTGCAAACTGCCAGCGACATCGGCGAGTTTATTAATGCGAATTCGAaagacgaggaggagctgtcGTTGGGAGTGCCAATACCCTTGACGGAGGGCGAGAAATTAGAGACAGAGGCGTCTAAGCGGGATGCCCTACCGGACTGCTTCACGCTCCAGTTGCTAAGCAAGCTTGATGCGATATCGGATCCCAAGCCCGGTCGCGTCTTCCGCGAAATCCTGCCGTTGGTCCAACAAGCGCCTCCCTTGGCATTGCCGCCTGCCAATGAGAACATCCGCCGCTGTGTGGCCAACATCCTGGAACCGTGTCCGCTTCAGTCGCAGGATAATGTGATCAAGGTAACGGCGGGCCTGATAGCGGCAGTGCCCTTTGTGGCAGAGATCGATAACCTGCTGGAGTCTCAGAAGGCGGATATGCGGATCAAGATTAAGTATCCCGATCAACACATACACACGGTGGTGCCAAAGAGGAGTGACTTTAAGCCCATAATGACGGAGCAGGGCGAGCACGAGACGAACGTGCGCCTGCGAACAACCATTCTGCTCTCGCACAGCGTTTGGACGGAAGCCTCGCTAGTAGAGATCCAGCTCTGCCTGGCCGTTCGTCCCGGTAGTGAACTCGAGCTGTGCAAGCCAGCCAAGGTCCTGTTTGCCCCAAAGCCCGTCAGACGAGGTATTTAG